A stretch of Antennarius striatus isolate MH-2024 chromosome 6, ASM4005453v1, whole genome shotgun sequence DNA encodes these proteins:
- the LOC137596392 gene encoding EH domain-containing protein 2-like, translating to MSIRRLRSNPKTLGDVNKVTEELRNLYYKRLLPIEKYYSFHHFHSPCYEDADFDNKPMVLVMGQYSTGKTTFIRYLIEQEFPGSRVGPEPTTDNFTALMYGRAERIIPGNALTVDPKMPFRNVDPFGNTFLNRFQCVQIPNKVLENISIIDTPGILTAAKRRLSRGYDFPAVLRWFAERVDRIILLFDAHKLEFSDELTRAFGALCGHEDKLRVVLNKADRVDSQQLMRVYGALMWSLGKVFRTPEVMRVYIGSFWSEPRQTCDHYQLIEREEEDLLSDIRNLPRNAALRKLNDLVKRARLVRAHAHIISYLKEEMPAIFCRESKKHNLIYQLPVIFTKIQQQQRVPAGDFPDCTKMQEKLLGQDFSKFKTLKPNLMASLDKLLTSDIANLMPLLHQHDLERKPLPGVLDGDFLGTFRPEHFKRDPFKELPRDDENNKADFDEWPVEKFKPKYDEIFYNLSPIEGKLSGTKVREWMMTTLLPNSVLSHVWRLSDVDNDGMLDNEEFAVAVHLIEGKLEGHWLPRELPSHLVPPSKRIRTASNEE from the exons ATGTCCATCCGGAGGCTCAGGAGCAACCCGAAAACACTTGGGGACGTCAATAAGGTGACAGAGGAACTGAGGAATCTTTATTATAAGAGACTTCTGCCCATAGAGAAATATTATTCCTTCCATCACTTCCATTCTCCGTGTTACGAGGATGCAGACTTTGACAACAAGCCAATGGTCTTAGTGATGGGCCAGTACTCAACAGGAAAGACCACTTTCATCAG GTATCTCATAGAACAAGAGTTTCCTGGTAGCAGAGTTGGTCCAGAGCCAACCACCGACAACTTCACCGCCCTCATGTACGGAAGGGCGGAAAGAATCATCCCTGGCAATGCCCTAACGGTAGACCCGAAAATGCCCTTTCGCAACGTCGACCCCTTTGGAAATACTTTTCTGAACAG GTTTCAGTGCGTTCAGATACCGAATAAAGTCCTTGAGAACATCAGCATCATCGACACGCCGGGCATCCTGACTGCTGCCAAAAGACGGCTGAGTCGAG GCTACGACTTCCCGGCAGTGCTGCGCTGGTTTGCAGAGCGTGTGGATCGAATCATCCTGCTGTTCGACGCGCACAAACTCGAGTTCTCCGATGAGCTCACTCGGGCCTTCGGGGCTCTGTGTGGCCACGAGGACAAGTTGCGAGTGGTTCTGAACAAAGCCGACAGGGTGGATTCGCAACAGCTCATGAGAGTGTATGGCGCCCTCATGTGGTCGCTGGGCAAAGTGTTTCGAACCCCTGAGGTCATGAGGGTTTACATCGGATCTTTTTGGTCGGAGCCCAGGCAGACGTGTGACCACTACCAgctgatagagagagaggaggaggatcttTTGTCTGACATTAGGAATCTTCCACGCAATGCTGCGCTGCGCAAATTGAACGATCTGGTGAAAAGAGCACGCTTAGTTAGG GCCCATGCACATATTATCAGCTACCTGAAGGAGGAGATGCCGGCCATTTTTTGCAGAGAAAGCAAGAAGCACAATCTGATTTACCAGCTCCCAGTGATCTTCACCAAGATTCAACAACAGCAGCGAGTCCCAGCCGGAGACTTTCCCGACTGCACCAAGATGCAG GAGAAACTTCTGGGGCAGGATTTCTCAAAGTTCAAGACACTAAAACCAAATTTAATGGCCTCTTTGGATAAACTCCTCACCAGTGATATCGCAAACTTGATGCCTTTGCTTCATCAGCACGACTTGGAGAGGAAACCCCTCCCTGGGGTGTTGGATGGGGACTTTTTGGGAACCTTCAGACCCGAGCATTTCAAGAGAGACCCTTTCAAGGAACTCCCCAGGGATGATGAGAACAACAAAGCAGATTTCGACGAATGGCCGGTAGAGAAATTCAAACCAAAATACGATGAGATTTTCTATAACCTCAGTCCAATTGAAGGCAAACTGAGTGGCACCAAAGTCAGAGAGTGGATGATGACCACCCTCCTGCCAAACTCTGTGCTTTCTCATGTCTGGAGGCTGTCTGATGTCGATAATGATGGGATGCTGGACAACGAGGAGTTTGCTGTGGCTGTCCACCTCATTGAGGGGAAACTGGAAGGTCACTGGCTGCCTCGGGAGCTACCATCTCACCTGGTACCGCCATCAAAACGGATAAGAACAGCCAGCAATGAAGAGTGA